The DNA segment GCGACAGAGGGTTGTTTCGCTTCATTCCTTGTTCATCTCTAAACATTTCATCAGCACTATAGACTGTCATTCCATTTTCTGCGGGATTATATATGTTACCCCCGTCCGATGTAGCACCTTCCCCTACCTCCACACCAACCGGCTCTTTATCTCCATAACTCATTTTTATGATTTCCTCAGAGCTGTCGATACATTGCATCCACCCTATAATAAATTGATCCATGCCAGGAGGGACGTAGCGGAGTGGTACAGAAATATCCATATGGGGTGGGGTGAAGGCTATGCTGGTTACGCATTGTATTTTTGAGCTTTACTATATTGCACAGCTCCGCCCTTTCAGTCCCGATTTATTTTGTTTTTAAAAATGGAGGCTGCTGGCTAAGTTTACAAAAATAGTATTTTTTTATTTTTAGAGGTAAAACTTTTAAAGTTACCCAGCAATAACGCAGGCTTTTGATTTACAGGACTTCGGAAAATCAAGTGTAAGTGATTAGTCATTATGCACCATATATAAATTTCCATACCTTTTTTCTCTAGCAATATTGTAAGCTATTAATTACAATGTTTTTGTATTCGTTTCTGCTTAATACATTTAAGCACTCTACTACTACAAACTAGAAAATGGGCAACGTGAGATTTCCGTTGCTGCTCTTGATAAAATTGCTGCGTTTTTTAATATTATACTTGACGAACTGGTTCACTTAGGCGAAGATATTCCCAAAGAGATAAGCATTGAGGATAAAACTACGGTTGAGCAAATAAAGCTTATTCAGGAACTCGACTAGGAAGAAAAAAACATGGTCTTTAAAATGATTGATACTTTCTTAACAAAAAAAAGTTTAAAGACTTCTTTAATAAAAATATTGCTGCGCTATAAAAGTAAAAAGCCCGATTGCTCGGGCTTCCTTTACTTTAATCTTATTTCAGTTTTCTATAATATA comes from the Saccharicrinis fermentans DSM 9555 = JCM 21142 genome and includes:
- a CDS encoding transposase, producing the protein MLEKKGMEIYIWCIMTNHLHLIFRSPVNQKPALLLGNFKSFTSKNKKILFL